A region of the Lentimicrobiaceae bacterium genome:
CTAAAATCAATAACGTCAACAGTTTTCAGCTTGGGTTCTATCAGTATGCCGTTACCACAAATCACGTTATATTGGGTCTTTTCCATGAGCATTGACTGTATTTGAGAAATAACATCGTCATCCCTGGGCGGACCGTAGTTTGAAGCTGCTTTGCTGCCAATAATAATATCGGGATAAAAATCATCATAAAGTATCTGTGATGGAAAGTTATTGTACATACCTCCATCGAAAAGCAATTTCCCTTCAATACGTATAGGCTTGAAATAAAACGGGAAGGTCATTGAAGCACGAATGGCTTTCCCGATGTCGCCTGAACGAAAAACCACCTCTTTATTTTGCGATACGTCAGATGCAACGCAACGAAACGGTATCATTAAACTGTCAAAATTGTACCGGGAAGCAGCACTTGCCTGGGAAAAAATTTCGAGAAAGGCAAAATCCATGTTAACAGGCGATACAAGATTAGTAGGTAAACGCGTAGTTAAAGTAGAATCAATATCAAACTGAATGTTGAACCACGAAGCGTTGGGCTCAGGTTTTTTGAAATAATAAGTATAACGACTGTCGATTTTTCCTCTTAACCAATTAGGAAATTCCTCGGAGGTTACTATTCTTTCAATTTCGGTAGGAGAATAGCCACTTGCGTACAACCCGCCAATAACGGCGCCCATGGATGTACCTGAAATATAATCAATGGGTATTCCATTGTCCTCCAATGCTTTTAATACACCAATGTGGGTAACTCCTTTAGCTCCTCCTCCGCTTAATACCACACCCACTTTTTGTGCCTCTGCAGAGAATATCAACCAGAAAAAAATAAAAACAGTAAAGTATTTCTTTTTCATGGCAGACAAAGATTTATTGTGTTGAAAGGCTTATAAAAGAAACAGTAAAAATAAAAAATCTATTGTTCTTTTATTTAAATTTTATCCAAAGCTTGTTCCAAATCGGAAACAAGGTCGTTAATATCTTCAATTCCACACGAAAATCTTACTAATCCATCGGTAATTCCGGCTTTTATTCTTGCATCGTAACTCATTTTTGAATGTGTCATGGATGCTGGATGCTGAATCAGGGTTTCTACACCGCCCAATGATACGGCGAGTATGGCAATGTGTACATTGTTCATCAGAATTTTACCGGCTTCAAGTCCACCCTTAAGCTCAAAACTTATCATAGCACCCGGTCCGTTCATTTGTTTTTTTGCAAGTTCATATTGAGGATGGGAAGGCAAACCGGGATATTTTACCCATTCAACTTTCGGGTGTTTTTCAAGATAGTTTGCTATCTGTTGTGCATTCCATTGAGCTCTGTCCATACGGATTCCCAGTGTTTTTACACCCCTGTGTACCAAAAATGCCTGGTGTGGGTCCATATTGCATCCCATGTTAATCATTATGTTACGTAGCTTATTGTACAGATTTTTTTCCTTTGCTACTATCATTCCGCCTACGATATCTGCATGTCCGTTAATAAATTTTGTCATCGAGTGTAGTACAATGTCGATACCAAAGTCTAAAGGACGTTGCAGATAAGGGCTGCAAAATGTATTGTCAACGCAGGTTATAATTCCATGTTGTTTCGCTAATTGCACACAAGCTTGTAAATCAGTTATCGCCATGGTGGGATTGGCGGGTGTTTCTATGTACAATAAACGGGTTTCAGGAAGAATGGCTTTTTTAATATTTTCAATATCAGATGTTTCAATAAATGTTGATTTCACTCCAAAACGCGACCAGTGTTGTTCCATTACTACCCGTGAGGGTCCGTAAACGGCAGCAGAGCCAATTATATGGTCTCCCTGGTTTAGTACTGACATGTAAACTGTATTAACGGCAGCCATTCCCGAACTAACGGCTATACCGCGGTATCCGTTTTCGAGCTCTGCTACTAAATTTTCCAGTGCATGTATAGTGGGATTACCCAACCTTGTGTAAATATAGCCATCACTTTCGCCTGAAAAGCATTTGGCGCCGTGGTCGGCATCGTTGAAAATAAATGTAGAAGTTTGATAAATAGGTACAGTGGCACTTCCGAGTGCGTCCTGGTGGTTACCCCCATGGATAAGTTTTGAATTGAATCCCAGATTTTTTTCTTTCATGGTGTTATTTTTTGTGATAGCTACGACAATTTACCTTGTTTGAAAAATTACTTCCAAATGGTTAAAAAATAAAATGTAGCTTAATTGAATAGTTGTTTACTTTATTTATCTCTTATTACTCTGATATCTACTATTATGTCTTCGCGAAGATGCCTTTTTACCGTACAAAGGCTTGCAGTACTGATAAGTGCAGAATCGTATTTGTCAGGAAAGGCAGCTGGTACGTGAATACTTATATTAATTTTTTCGACAAGTTTTTGAATAGGGTTGTATTCAGCATCTTGCATAAGATACATCTTTTCAGTGGCAATGCCTCTCTGGTCGCAAAACGATTTGATGAAAATGCCGGCACAGGTGCCTAAAGAGGTTAAAAATACTTCAAAAGGAGAGGGTGCACTACCTTCGCCTCCCACTGAAAGCGGTTGGTCGGTTTTTACGACTAATCCGTTAATTTCTGCATTTACTTTTTTTCCACCTTCAAAATTTATTTTTATTGACATATGTTAAAATGTTATTAGTTATTTTGTTTTTTTTAGATTTATTCCATAGGATTTAAAAATAGATTTTCTGGAAACACTTCTGAAAATACCTTTCTTTATATCTTTTACTTCTTCTATTGTGTAGAAAATGTGAGGGGAATACATATTAATAAGAGAAACAATATGTGGAATATCTTTTCTTTTGATAATTGAAAATATTATCTTTACCGGT
Encoded here:
- a CDS encoding OsmC family protein, with the protein product MSIKINFEGGKKVNAEINGLVVKTDQPLSVGGEGSAPSPFEVFLTSLGTCAGIFIKSFCDQRGIATEKMYLMQDAEYNPIQKLVEKINISIHVPAAFPDKYDSALISTASLCTVKRHLREDIIVDIRVIRDK
- a CDS encoding PLP-dependent aspartate aminotransferase family protein is translated as MKEKNLGFNSKLIHGGNHQDALGSATVPIYQTSTFIFNDADHGAKCFSGESDGYIYTRLGNPTIHALENLVAELENGYRGIAVSSGMAAVNTVYMSVLNQGDHIIGSAAVYGPSRVVMEQHWSRFGVKSTFIETSDIENIKKAILPETRLLYIETPANPTMAITDLQACVQLAKQHGIITCVDNTFCSPYLQRPLDFGIDIVLHSMTKFINGHADIVGGMIVAKEKNLYNKLRNIMINMGCNMDPHQAFLVHRGVKTLGIRMDRAQWNAQQIANYLEKHPKVEWVKYPGLPSHPQYELAKKQMNGPGAMISFELKGGLEAGKILMNNVHIAILAVSLGGVETLIQHPASMTHSKMSYDARIKAGITDGLVRFSCGIEDINDLVSDLEQALDKI